The region ACTAGCCAATAGTGGTTTGGACTTTGGAGGAAAATCAAATCCGAGTTCTTTACTTTTGACAAGGTTTTCATCATAAAATTCAAACCAGAATTTGGATTTTATCTCCAAGATTCCGAAGCAGAATCTTGTAAAGGAGGAGTAGCCCCCCGAAAAAGAACAAGAAGCATTGAAATCAACGGATATTATTAAAGATGAGGATCTGAAAATCAAGAACTAAAGAGATTGTTTATATCAATATTTAAATATAGGgaaatgaatttttttttttttttttaagttaagtTCCATGTTGTGCGTTagttgaaaaaatttctaagtcccaTATTATTTATGTAAGATATATTTTCTTTAGTTTATTATATAAGAAAATTCTTTTGTATTTCATTCCAAAATAcacaaaaaaaattattttgaatttttctTTTCTCACTCTCATAATTCTGATTCTTTTAAATTATTGAAACGTCAACTTCTTCCCATTTCTTCTTACTCGTTGAATTTTTTGATTATTTTCTTGAATTCTCTTTAGAGAATAAAGTTAATTTCTTCTTATTTGAGTTGAGAAATGATCAAGTATAATTTTTGGATTCTCTTTAGAGAATTATTCGAATTTCTCTTTGTTTGAGAAATCATTTTGAGTGGTCAAATGACCATTATTGAATTCTCTTTGGAGAATTATTGGAATCTCTCGTGGTTTGAGAGATTATTACGATTGATCGTTATACCATATACTACGGGTGGTATTTATACCATATTCTAATGGTCGTTGTACCATCAGATGGTGTATTTCTAGATCGATTATCTATCGTGCAAGTAGTAATCGTACAATATAGAACTGAGATGTTTTATCCTGGAGGCGGCACAGTCGTTTGACTGCTTTGCATAATTTCGAATAGTGCTGTGAAACGTTTTAAAGAGAGCGACCTAGTACGCGACTGTGAAACAACAATTTTAAGACATTTCGAACTGCCATGACTACGGAAGAAATTAACGGTAAAAAAAGTGTGGATTTAGATGGAACACTTAATAGTATTGAAGTTGAATATGCTGCATATAATAAAATGAACATTTACAGCTCAGAAAAGAAATCACTTTATGAAAAGAGAATGATTACAAAATCATATTCTGAATGGACTCGCAGATGATCTGTGATTATTACAGTAGTTGCGATACTGCAAAATAGGTTTGGGATGCTTAAACAAATGAGTATGCAGGTAGTCGCTATCTCAAGTATCAAACGGTATAGATGAAAGATCCGTGGAGACTCAATGTCGCGAACTTCAAAAGATTGATTATGAGATCATCTCAAAAGGTATGTGTTTAAATGAACCATTTTAAAATTTCTTTATTAGTGACAAATTGCCCCATAGTTTGAAATTTTTAAAATTATGCTTTGCTGCAAAATAAAAGAATTTTTAATTGAGAGTCTAATTATTTTCCTGAAGAAGAATCTTAGAAATATGATCAAAGAGAAAAAGTTTTGGTTGtttcaaacaacaaaaataaatTCGGTGTAGTTCTGAAGCCATTTGAAAAATAATTAAAGAATCAGAACCGCAATATTGTGAACTGAATTAAGAATGAGAACCCTTCAAGAGCCCCAATTACTCCATTTGATAGGCAACAACCACCACCATAACGAAATGACACTGATGTTTTCTCTTAATTCAATTGTGGAAAACTAGGTCATATGATTAAAAAATGTAAGCTCATGCTTGAACCTCATGCTACCCCTAATGCACATGTTAACCTGACTGATGAGTAATTTATTGCTTTGATCACCGAAATCAACGTGATTGGTGATTCTAATAGTTGGTGGTTTGAACATTGGCTCCTCTCATCACGTCTGTTATGTTCGTGCAATGTTTAAAACATACACGAATAAGAAAGTGTTGTTGGAAGTTGCCCACACCACTAATGTTGTCGGTATTGAAGAAGTGGAACAGAGTCCACCTCTGAAAAATCTGTAATCTTGAAGGATGTCATGTACACTTTAGAGATTATAAAGAGTCTTGTTTCTGGTTTTCTTCTGAATAAGGCATGGTTTAGTCAGTCTATTGGGGTAGATTTGTACACAATCACTAAAAGTGGCATTTTTGTGAAACTGCTATGTTTAAGACTTTTGCaaatgaaattgaaattgaaCTTAGTAACAAGATTAAGAGAATTCGTAGTGATAGGGAAACTGAATATTATTTCAGTTTATTTAATGAATTTTATAAACAACAATGAACTGTACATGAAATGGCTGCACCATATTCTCCTGAAATGAATGGTAAAGCAGATAGAAAGAATATAACTCTTACTGAACTAATTATTGCTATTACGTTGAATTATGGTGTTGCATCTCACTCGTAGGGAGacattttgttgattgtttgcTATGTCCTGAATAAAGTTCTCACGTCAAAAAGTAAGATCTCTCCTTATGAGATATTAAAGAAAAAGCAACCAACCTTGTCTTATTTACGAACTTGGGACTGCCTGGTTTATGTCAGAATTTTGGATCCGAAGCGAGTCAAACTCGTTAATAGAGACTATGAAAGTTTATTCATTGGGTATGCAGCAAATGGTAAAGCATATAGGTGTTATGACCTAAATGCTAAAATGATCATAGAATCGAATGATGTTGAATTTTATGAAGACAAATTTCCTTTCAAATCGAGAAATAGTGGGGGCACTAAATCGAATCACAATCTTGTGATAAGAAGCATAGAAAGTAACAACGAAGTAGAAATAAAACTTCAAAGAAGTAAAAGAGTAAGAGTTGCTAAAGACTATGAGCCCGATTAAGTGGCTTATAATGTAGAAGAAGATCCAATAAATCTTTAAGAAACCTTGTCATCTCTGGATGCAGATTTGTGGCAAAAAGCTATTTATGATAAGATAGATTCTCTGGAATCTAACATGACCTTGCACTTAGTATACTTGCCTCATAGTTGTAAACCAATTGTTTGTAAACgtgttttgaaaaagaaactaAAACCTGATGGAAGAATTGATAAGTACAAGGCTCGCGTTGTAGCCAAAGGTTTTAGGCAAAGAGAAAATATAGATTTCAATACTTTTTCTCCAGACACTTGAATTTACATCCATTAGGGTATTTATTTTAATGGATGCTATTTATAACTTAATAATACACCAAATGGATGTTACAACAACTTTTTTAAATGGTGACTTAGAAGAAGAAATCTATATGGACCAACTGGGAAGGTTTTGTAATTCATGGGTAAGAAAACAAGGTCTGTAAGTTAGATAAGTCTATGTATGGTCTAAAACAAAGTCCAACGCAATGACATGAGAAGTTTGATAATTTAATGATATCGACTGGGTACAAAGTGAGTGAAAGTGACAAATGCATTTATTACAAATCTGAGAATCGCATTTGCACTATCATATATCTATATGTAGACGATTTACTCATATTTGAATCAAACATTCAGGCTGTAAATGATGTGAAATCATTATTGTGCAACAAATTTGATATGAAAAACCTCGGAGAAGTGAACGTGATTCTTGGTATCAAGATCACGAGATCCGAATAAGCAATTTCTTTGGATCAATCACACTATGTGGAAAAGATCTTAAAGAAATATAATCACTTTGACTGTAAACCTACGAGCACATCATATGATCCATGTGTGAAATTATTTAAGAACACTGGTGAAAGTGCCAGATAGACAGAATATGCGAGCATCATTGACAGTCTTAGGTATGCCACTGATTATACTAGACCCAACATTGCATATCTCGTAGGATTGTTCTGCTTGTTTACTAGTAGATCGAGTAACAAGCATTGGCAAGCTATTGAGCGAGTCATGCGGTATTTTAAAAAACTGTGAATCTCAGTTTGCATTATCAAAGATTTCCTGTTGTATTTGAAGGATACATTGATGCAGATTGGAATACCTTATCAGATGATTCCAAAATAACTAGTGACTGTATATTCAATATAATTAGAGGAACTGTATCTTGGAAATTAAAGAAACAAACTATCCTAACTCAGTCCATGATGGAGTCTGAGATGATAGCATTAGCTATTGCTAGTGAAGAAGCAAGTTGGTTAAGATGCTTGCTAGCTGAGATCCCTTTGTGAAAAAGCCTATGTCAGTTATGTTGATCCACTGTGATAGTACCTCAGCTATTGCAAAAATTGAGAACCGTTATTATAATGGTAAAAGATGTCAAATAAGAAGAATCACAACACTGTCAGATATTTTATCTCTAAAGGAGCTATAAGAGTGGATCATGTACACACTGATATAAATTTAGCAGATTCTTTGACGAAAGGATTAGCTAGAGAGAAAGTCCATAATACATCAAAGAGGATGAGACTAATGCCTATAGAGAAATGAGTTGCTCATGATGGTAAGTCGACCTAAATGACTGAAGATCCCAAGAAATAGGTTCAATGGATAATAACAAGTTGTGAGTAATATGAGATGACCATGCGAGTATAAATAAGTAAAGCATGAATCCTAAAGCAATAAGAGGATGAGATGATATAAACTCTTAATGAGATCTATACTCTATATGAGGGAGTATTTAGGCTACATGAGTACTCTTGATAAACTCACCTATGTGATTGTTGAACTTAGATCGGTTCCAAAGGAATTTCGAGGCATAATTCCTAAAGCCTTCACTAAATCGGGATATACGTGCAGAGCCATTCAAGCACAGACCATTAGAATACACCTTATGAAAAGATTGTGTGCAGGTTTGATGTCTCTGATAGAGTTCGAGACATATGTGTCACTTTTGTTGAATCATAATCCTACTTACTACGCGAAGATTCAATTCGTAGACACCTTTGTTTATGTACAATCTTAAAAACATTTTACTTTACTTCTGAAACacttttttaaattcaagtggGGGATTGTTGGAACATTATGTCAATATTCAAATATAGGGAGATGAATTTGAAAAAGTTCCTTAAGTCAAATCCACACGTGTTAGTTGAAAAAAATTTCttagtcccacattgcttagGTGAAATATATTTCCTTCCTTATTTTATTATATAAGGAAATTCCTTGTTTCATTTCAAAAACACACCaaaaatttattttgaatttttcCTCCTTCACTCTCATAACTCTGCGTCTTTTGAATTGTCGAAGCGCTAACTTCTCCCATTTTCTTTCTACTCGTTGAATTTTCTGAATATTTTGTTGAATTCTCTTTAGAGAATAATGTTAATTTCTCTTCATTTGAGTTGAGAAATTATCAAGTATAATTTTTGGATTCCCTTTAGAGAATTATTCAAATTTCTCTTTGTTTGATAAATCATTTTGATTGGTCAAATGACTATTTTATGACACTTTACTTTGCAGATTAAAACCTCAATATATAAACACTGAATTAGTGGCTTGGATCTAATTTAGTTCAATCGAATctaatttaaattattttaacACAGAGATTAATCCAACGATCGGCATTTGGTTCGATCGAGCAGTTAGATTAATCTTGTGGCCAATACTTGGTTGGACCAACCTGCAGAGGATCCAAAACACTTTGAATTAGTGGGTGAGGAACTTGATTAGTTTGTATGATATAGGATCTACTCTTATTATTACTATACTTTTCATGAAAATCGTAGACATTCATGTTTAAAGAAAATaatcattttttaaacaaaagtgagGGCTAATCAGTAGAATTGAAGTAATTATTTGAAGTATGTGACACTGGTGTTACTAATAATGCATGTTTTTACTCCCTCATTTGCTTGCATAAGGCCTATGAAAGGATGAAAGCATTCAGAGAAAATATAAAAGGAAAGCAGCAATATCTTGCCATGTATTCTAGTATTTTTGGTGGGATAACAACTGATCCAGCAGTTATGATTATTCCTATGGATGACCACATGGTCCATAGGGGACATGGTGTCTTTGATACTGCAGCAATAATGGACGGGTTAGTGACTTCCACCTCAAACATAAAACTAGTTTTTTTTATATAGATTGAACATGATAACTTCACTATGATAGTATTTTGAAATTAAAACCAAGATCTTCAAAATTTATAATAATTCTTACCTTCTATATGTGCCTTTAGTAGGCTCAAATAATGTGAAGGAAACAAAAACAGATGAAGAATGACATTTGCATAAGCACTTTGCTTTTTCAAGCTAATAAAAAGTAAAAACGTTCACTCTCCTTTGTGCACCCTTTAGGATAAAATAACTATATATAAATAAGGTTGTGAAGTATTATTGTCAATTAGGTACTATAGTAATTGTCTTATTTTTTTTCCCAACATTGTGTTTTATACTTTGAAAACTAAAGGTGTCAGCTGATATATTTTATGCTTTACAGGTATCTGTATGAGTTAGATCAACATCTTGATCGCTTTTTAAATTCAGCATCAAGATCGAAAATAGATCTCCCGTTTGATCGTGAAAGTATTAGAAGAATTCTTATACAAACTGTGAGCGCTTCCAAATGTCGAAATGGATCACTAAGATATTGGTTATCAGCAGGACCTGGTGATTTTAACCTCTCTCCCTCTGGCTGCCACCAGTCAGTGCTTTATGCAATTGTAATACAGGACATGTCACCGGCAGCGGGCGCAGTTAAGTCCAGGGGAGTTAAAGTCATTACTTCATCTATTCCAATAAAACATCCCAAGTTTGCAATCACTAAGAGTGTGAATTACCTTCCAAATGTGCTTTCAAAGATGGAGGCAGAGGAAGCTGGTGCTTTTGCAGGGATTTGGCTTGACGATGAAGGTTTTGTTGCTGAAGGGCCTAATATGAATGTGGCTTTTGTCACTAAAGAGAAGGAACTTATAATGCCTCACTTTGACAAAATTCTAAGTGGGTGTACAGCTAAGAGAGTTTTAACCCTCGCTGAGCGTTTGATCGAGAAGGGTAAGCTTCGGGGGATAAGAAAGAAAAATGTGACCGTCGAAGAAGGGAAGAAAGCAGATGAAATGATGCTTCTTGGTAGCGGAGTTCTAGTTTGCCCTGTAGTGCAGTGGGATGAGAAGATTTTTGGAGATGGTACGCAATTTCTCTTCTTTCTACAATGAATATACAATGAATATTCATGTGATTTTGGACTAATTACTATGAGCATTATTCATCTTTTAGTTTTCTTCAAATCGATTAAATTCCTTAGTTTAAAAGTTGAGTATGAACCTGTCATATTCTAACTATTAGCAGATCGAATGATCTTTAAGCTTATTgatttggtttttcattcattGTAGGCAAGCCAGGTGATATAACAGAGGATCTCTTAAATCTAATTGTTGAAGACATGAAATCATCTCCCTCTATTCGTACATCTGTTCTATATTAACCCAACTTTATTTCCTTCTTAAGATGTGATTATGAACATTCATAAGTAGTTGTATCCTCAAAATTACCTACACTTTTGTTTCCCTGAACTTTCCATTTTGGCTCATTTGCACATTTGGAGATCGTGAAGTCCATTTGATCTGAATTTTGTAGCTAGGTTTGTATAACAATGTATGATGGTTGTAtaccaaatttgaagttcaaattttTCCTTCACAATTAGGACTATTATTATGATATTCTAAAGATTATATTTTGATTATAATATCTAATTTATATGATCTAATAGAAGTTATTTAATTGGTAAAGAGGTAATTCATATATAGCAAGAATATAGCGTTAACTTCCACTGCAACGTGAGAATCTTGTTGTGGTAATCTATCGGTATTTATTTTATGCAGAtgaatttgaaaaaaaaagttTCCTTCTTATTCTTTTATTGAGGTGAGCGTTGGAGTGTTGATCTTGCAAGTCAGTGTCGCTCCGTCGTATCGGAAAGCATCGTTTCACCGTAGTGAACATAGCCTCATCAGGGAGAACCATAAAACTTACCTCATCAAGTTCCTGTTGTACCTAGACAAGCAATTCTCCCAAGCCTTCAATTGTTGTAGACGAATCTCAGAGTTCAAGGAGCCACTGACTTACTAAATAGAGTCTACAAGCTGGTACACCAAGAGACAATGCAGTATATGAAGTAGCCTCCTGAGGCAATCAGTCCATTACACCAGAGCTAAACCCCATTGACACAACTGCGCCACAAAGAGGAATCCTGAGGTTACATGCTTACGATTGACATTGAGGACATATAACTTCCCCGCTCGATTTTGAAGGAAGGAGCGATAATCACATCCTTTTTTAGCTTTTCCACCCTCATCAGTCACCGACATATAATTCTTGAAGAAGAGCAAGATATGACGCAGACGCTCTGACTCTAGAGCTGAAGAAGAACACGATGTCTCTCTGCATCCTCGATAGCAGAATCCCGAGGTCTCTAAAGAAGCCTCGAAAGTTACAGAGATATAATTGGAAATTGAAACGAACACGTCAACCATGGAGATAACAAATTGGATTACTATCACGTCCAAGTGATGGTGAAATGCAAGCTCTTCGCACTAACTTATTTATAGTTTGAGATTGTAAAGCATGCATTAAAAACTTAAGTTTTTATCTTTGGTCCTCAAATCATTTTAGATCCTCTAACTAGTTAAATGCAATTaatagaaatccatttcatattGTTTTAGCGTTAGTTAAATATGTGCATTTAGGCATGTTATCATCATAGGTCTTATTTGAATGGCAAAAAAATTTAAACGACTTAGCATTATTTTCATATTGATAGCCTAAATCATCTTTATTATAAGTTCCCCTTTGATTATCTAATATGATATTGAAGTCATATCTCCTTTTGATAAATTTATCAAATGTTTTATGAAAAACTTCAGTTTGATTTTCTAAAACTTCACATTTTACACACTTGATAGATTTATTTATAACATCATAAAAATTAGGAGTCTCAAATTAACGAAGCTTATTTTTTCTCTCAGACGATCTATTTCCTGAATTagtttttaattttcattttcaaGAAAAGGGATAATCGTTTTAGAGAcgaaaataatatttttaatttacTTAAATAATCATTTA is a window of Lathyrus oleraceus cultivar Zhongwan6 chromosome 6, CAAS_Psat_ZW6_1.0, whole genome shotgun sequence DNA encoding:
- the LOC127098605 gene encoding D-amino-acid transaminase, chloroplastic isoform X2, with amino-acid sequence MKDPWRLNVANFKRLIMRSSQKAYERMKAFRENIKGKQQYLAMYSSIFGGITTDPAVMIIPMDDHMVHRGHGVFDTAAIMDGYLYELDQHLDRFLNSASRSKIDLPFDRESIRRILIQTVSASKCRNGSLRYWLSAGPGDFNLSPSGCHQSVLYAIVIQDMSPAAGAVKSRGVKVITSSIPIKHPKFAITKSVNYLPNVLSKMEAEEAGAFAGIWLDDEGFVAEGPNMNVAFVTKEKELIMPHFDKILSGCTAKRVLTLAERLIEKGKLRGIRKKNVTVEEGKKADEMMLLGSGVLVCPVVQWDEKIFGDGKPGDITEDLLNLIVEDMKSSPSIRTSVLY
- the LOC127098605 gene encoding D-amino-acid transaminase, chloroplastic isoform X1, producing the protein MAFLRFLPQPLNSSLSTDFLHHHHRLPYPQQQQQHRLNFAVVKTTALSDSHPSRTLLDSKTQVFDAVPLLSSSQAYERMKAFRENIKGKQQYLAMYSSIFGGITTDPAVMIIPMDDHMVHRGHGVFDTAAIMDGYLYELDQHLDRFLNSASRSKIDLPFDRESIRRILIQTVSASKCRNGSLRYWLSAGPGDFNLSPSGCHQSVLYAIVIQDMSPAAGAVKSRGVKVITSSIPIKHPKFAITKSVNYLPNVLSKMEAEEAGAFAGIWLDDEGFVAEGPNMNVAFVTKEKELIMPHFDKILSGCTAKRVLTLAERLIEKGKLRGIRKKNVTVEEGKKADEMMLLGSGVLVCPVVQWDEKIFGDGKPGDITEDLLNLIVEDMKSSPSIRTSVLY